A window from Candidatus Nitrosotalea sinensis encodes these proteins:
- a CDS encoding sensor histidine kinase — translation MNLTQKTYLLLGIIIGVSAINFYLLIFSSQQNQDILHSISYASDLKVIVERIGGTANSIASGNENDRPVLESQISDFDLTYQTLGTGGNIGGLNIVSVPPSLIPAYESVGNAWAPYKEDAEKIKKENIFDSRARDDLTYILSKNGELISLTNNVVNDLTPLDRNYNKHKLIALDMVNLAKDIGEKTLLYSIGEGGNVSSTLKQDRVFFDADLKKLEGFPLDDPEFASYGIVPENLAEIPRQNSDSIRQLDPLWQSVRVKIIYVESNSLLSKDFGAALDKLNSQRNVLLNSTSDFVNQWNGMIDSQLHDKVIIVQIFIIADIVIFIIVVLSIRKSLLPLDMLIKAISRVREGFYGEKIAYTAKDEIGELANTFNAMSLTIQKKEDDAKKIETAKDEFLAMVTHELKTPLVPIQGYSDILLGEHLGALNPIQKERLKIISSSASTLLQLISDLLDAQKLELGQLRIKKEVHNLKDTVEKAIVGMQPQALSDEISLSYEPKKDVSAFYDEERIKQVLTNLIKNSLKATNPKTGKIKVILEDKENEVVVSVKDNGRGIPAEARDNIFKKFYQVDTTSTREKGGSGLGLSICKGIVEAHGGSIWMKNDTPGTTFSFTIPKTLIHKTPV, via the coding sequence GTGAATCTAACTCAAAAGACCTATCTTTTACTTGGTATAATAATTGGGGTTTCAGCTATAAACTTTTACCTCTTAATTTTCTCATCACAACAAAATCAAGATATTCTTCATTCTATTAGTTATGCAAGTGATCTCAAAGTAATTGTTGAAAGAATAGGAGGAACAGCTAATTCTATTGCAAGTGGGAATGAAAACGATAGGCCAGTTCTCGAAAGTCAAATATCTGATTTTGACTTGACATACCAAACACTTGGAACTGGAGGAAATATCGGAGGGCTAAATATTGTTTCAGTTCCTCCTTCACTGATACCTGCATATGAAAGCGTTGGTAACGCTTGGGCTCCGTATAAAGAGGATGCAGAAAAGATAAAAAAAGAAAACATATTCGATTCCAGAGCTAGGGATGATTTGACGTACATTCTAAGTAAAAATGGTGAATTGATATCTCTTACAAATAACGTTGTAAACGATCTTACTCCTTTGGATCGAAATTATAACAAACACAAACTGATTGCACTTGATATGGTGAATCTTGCTAAGGACATTGGTGAGAAAACATTGTTATATTCTATTGGCGAGGGAGGCAATGTTTCTTCTACTTTGAAACAAGATAGAGTATTCTTTGATGCTGATCTGAAAAAATTGGAGGGGTTTCCATTAGATGATCCTGAATTTGCAAGCTATGGTATAGTACCTGAAAATTTGGCCGAAATTCCACGACAAAACTCTGATTCCATACGACAACTTGATCCTCTCTGGCAATCCGTTCGTGTAAAAATAATATATGTGGAATCTAATTCTTTACTGTCAAAAGATTTTGGAGCAGCACTTGATAAGTTGAATTCACAACGAAACGTATTACTCAATTCTACCTCTGATTTTGTAAATCAATGGAACGGTATGATTGACTCACAACTTCATGATAAGGTGATAATTGTGCAGATATTCATTATAGCAGACATTGTCATATTCATAATAGTTGTATTATCCATTAGAAAATCTCTCTTACCACTTGATATGTTGATCAAAGCAATATCTCGTGTTCGAGAAGGATTCTATGGAGAAAAAATAGCTTATACTGCAAAAGATGAGATTGGAGAACTTGCTAATACGTTTAATGCAATGTCTCTAACAATACAGAAAAAAGAAGATGATGCAAAAAAAATTGAGACTGCAAAAGATGAGTTTCTTGCAATGGTAACTCATGAATTGAAAACTCCTCTAGTTCCAATCCAAGGGTATTCTGACATATTGCTTGGAGAACATCTTGGTGCTCTAAATCCAATTCAAAAAGAACGATTGAAAATAATTAGTTCTAGTGCTTCCACTCTATTACAACTCATATCTGATCTTCTCGATGCACAAAAACTAGAACTAGGACAACTTAGAATTAAAAAAGAAGTACATAACCTGAAAGATACTGTGGAAAAGGCAATAGTAGGAATGCAACCTCAAGCATTGTCTGATGAAATTTCTCTTTCATATGAACCAAAGAAGGATGTGTCTGCATTTTATGATGAAGAAAGAATAAAACAAGTACTTACTAACCTTATTAAAAATAGTCTTAAAGCAACAAATCCAAAAACCGGTAAAATTAAAGTAATTTTAGAAGATAAAGAAAATGAAGTTGTAGTCTCTGTTAAAGATAATGGGAGAGGAATCCCTGCTGAAGCAAGAGATAACATCTTTAAAAAATTCTATCAGGTTGATACCACAAGTACCAGGGAAAAGGGAGGTAGTGGTCTTGGATTATCAATTTGCAAAGGAATTGTTGAGGCACATGGAGGCAGTATATGGATGAAAAATGATACTCCTGGAACTACCTTCTCATTTACTATTCCGAAAACTTTGATACATAAAACTCCTGTATGA
- a CDS encoding Hpt domain-containing protein, which translates to MSDRFLKIARQEIESELNSLQEIFRACTTDQQFYERMKDIEKHLHKIKGLAPMMGEEKIGKLAKISDSITKQVIKQGMTDGAYDIISDSVYRMHEFFNGRLDREIEDFERKVRKAFPKILDNQ; encoded by the coding sequence ATGTCTGATAGATTTCTCAAGATAGCAAGACAGGAAATTGAATCTGAGTTAAATAGCCTTCAGGAAATATTTCGTGCATGCACAACTGATCAGCAATTTTATGAAAGAATGAAAGACATTGAAAAACACCTACACAAGATAAAGGGATTGGCACCCATGATGGGCGAAGAAAAGATTGGCAAATTAGCGAAAATAAGCGACTCTATCACAAAACAGGTAATAAAACAAGGTATGACAGATGGTGCTTATGACATAATTTCAGATTCAGTATACAGGATGCACGAGTTTTTCAACGGCAGATTAGACAGAGAAATCGAAGATTTTGAAAGAAAAGTAAGAAAAGCATTCCCAAAGATTCTTGACAATCAGTAG
- a CDS encoding response regulator encodes MVKVMIVDDSDAIRMVLRDILTIGQHHMVADLSSGIQILEEYKRAKPNIVLLDMAMPKKDGLMALKEIMEHDPHAKVIMISASDNQETIKDCLKVGARAYILKPFNFQDVLDTINKVSTSN; translated from the coding sequence ATGGTCAAGGTCATGATAGTTGATGATTCCGATGCAATACGCATGGTCTTAAGGGACATCCTAACAATAGGACAACATCACATGGTTGCAGATTTATCAAGTGGGATTCAGATTTTGGAAGAATACAAGAGAGCAAAACCAAACATAGTTTTGCTAGACATGGCAATGCCAAAAAAAGACGGTCTCATGGCACTAAAAGAGATAATGGAGCACGATCCACATGCAAAAGTCATTATGATTTCAGCTAGTGACAATCAGGAAACAATAAAGGACTGTTTGAAAGTAGGAGCACGTGCATATATTCTAAAGCCATTTAACTTTCAAGATGTGCTAGACACTATCAATAAAGTATCCACATCTAACTAA
- a CDS encoding TackOD1 domain-containing metal-binding protein, translating to MSLISNKNDVLVIEDSLATTLLLRDFLKKLGYENVETCNSGKTGINLFSELERAGKNPIVLLDFHLPDMDANEVMTQIFNIKPDAKIILETADSKSDEPIKNALRSGAYLYIEKPIRYENLKNIFETLEQEKSILEEKPSDNTSVILSHMNSLKNASLARLAESIGVESNLIEKYLLQLENEKKIIKTYDVKEISCIKCNSVRISLHFFCPSCGNYNFGQGKLIEHFKCGNVSTENSYKENKCPKCKKEIKILGVDYKTMDNYYICNDCNNKFSEPSQNYVCAKCGNIFQLENAHWITSTGYKII from the coding sequence ATGTCTCTAATCTCGAATAAAAATGACGTACTGGTTATTGAAGATAGTCTGGCTACTACTCTCTTGCTAAGGGATTTTTTAAAAAAATTAGGATATGAAAATGTAGAGACTTGTAATAGCGGAAAAACTGGAATCAATTTATTTTCTGAACTAGAACGTGCTGGAAAAAATCCAATAGTCTTACTTGACTTTCATCTACCTGATATGGATGCCAATGAGGTCATGACACAAATCTTTAACATAAAACCTGATGCAAAAATCATACTTGAGACTGCTGATTCCAAATCTGATGAACCCATAAAGAATGCTCTTCGAAGTGGGGCTTATTTGTATATTGAAAAACCAATTAGATATGAAAATTTAAAAAATATTTTTGAAACCCTTGAACAAGAAAAATCAATACTTGAGGAAAAACCATCTGATAATACAAGTGTAATATTATCACACATGAACTCGCTGAAAAATGCAAGTCTTGCGCGACTTGCTGAATCTATTGGTGTGGAATCCAATCTGATAGAAAAATATTTGTTACAATTGGAAAATGAAAAAAAGATAATAAAAACTTATGATGTAAAAGAAATATCTTGCATAAAATGTAACTCGGTTCGAATATCCCTGCATTTCTTTTGTCCCTCCTGTGGAAATTATAACTTCGGCCAAGGTAAGTTGATTGAACATTTCAAATGTGGAAATGTGTCTACAGAAAACTCTTACAAAGAAAATAAATGTCCTAAATGTAAAAAAGAAATTAAAATCTTAGGAGTAGATTACAAAACAATGGATAATTATTATATCTGTAATGATTGCAATAATAAATTCTCAGAACCATCTCAAAATTATGTCTGTGCCAAATGTGGTAACATATTTCAATTAGAAAATGCTCATTGGATAACTAGTACTGGATATAAGATAATTTAG
- a CDS encoding PINc/VapC family ATPase, with protein sequence MSETSTNVEKFVVDTSIIIDGEITKLIESGTLVNCEIIIPVAVLDELQSQASQHKDYGFVGLEEIKKIRELADKNNITLRFEGERPSMDDIKLARHGRIDAIIKDIAKKNGATFYTADYVQALVAQAEGVKTSYSKPQVKISDLEFEKYFDEQTMSIHLKEGTLPLAKRGKPGMFSLVTVGETLLTKEYLEGITSEILEASRATQLGMIEISKSGTLVIQYKDFRIVVTHSPFSNSYEITITHPIVRMTLEQYKISEKLMQRLSEKAEGILISGSPGSGKSTLASSLADYYATKGKIVKTFESPRDLQVGKQVTQYTQLEGSFENAADILLLVRPDYTIFDEVRRYHDFRVFSDLRLAGVGMVGVVHAHAPLDAIQRFIGKVELGMIPHILDTVVFIKAGQISKVYELEFKVKVPTGMTEQDLARPVIEVRNFEDHNLEYEIYTYGEENIVIPISKENKSGGIEKLAESKIKDTIRRFDPDAEIEILSNSSIRVRVSKESIPVIIGRGGSTVNELERTLGVHIDVEPKDGGSSRGGEWFEMSESGNNFILEVDISKSGMDAEIYVNDKNIASTRVGKNGRIIIAKKSVAGKRLINAVMSKEDIRITVHD encoded by the coding sequence GTGTCAGAAACGAGTACAAATGTGGAAAAATTCGTAGTTGACACAAGTATCATAATAGATGGAGAAATTACAAAACTTATTGAGTCTGGCACTCTTGTAAATTGCGAGATCATAATACCAGTAGCAGTATTAGATGAACTACAATCACAAGCATCCCAACACAAGGATTATGGATTTGTAGGACTGGAAGAAATAAAGAAAATTCGTGAACTTGCAGACAAGAACAACATAACATTACGATTTGAAGGCGAGAGACCAAGTATGGACGACATCAAGCTTGCTAGGCATGGCAGAATTGATGCCATAATAAAGGACATCGCGAAAAAAAATGGAGCGACTTTTTATACTGCAGATTATGTTCAAGCTTTAGTTGCACAAGCAGAAGGAGTAAAGACTAGCTATTCAAAACCCCAAGTGAAAATTTCAGATTTAGAATTTGAGAAATATTTCGATGAACAGACTATGAGTATTCATCTTAAGGAGGGTACACTTCCGCTTGCAAAACGTGGAAAGCCAGGCATGTTTTCACTTGTAACAGTGGGAGAGACATTATTGACTAAAGAATACTTAGAAGGCATCACAAGCGAGATTTTAGAAGCATCCCGTGCCACGCAGTTAGGAATGATAGAAATTTCAAAATCAGGAACACTTGTTATTCAGTATAAGGATTTCAGAATAGTTGTCACTCATTCGCCATTTTCAAATAGTTATGAAATTACAATCACTCATCCAATAGTACGAATGACATTAGAACAATACAAAATTTCTGAAAAATTGATGCAACGACTGTCAGAAAAGGCAGAAGGAATACTAATTTCAGGATCTCCTGGATCTGGAAAAAGTACACTTGCATCGAGTCTTGCAGATTACTACGCCACAAAGGGAAAGATAGTGAAAACATTCGAGTCTCCAAGAGATTTACAGGTAGGTAAACAAGTTACACAGTACACACAGTTAGAAGGAAGTTTTGAAAATGCTGCGGATATACTTTTGCTTGTACGACCAGACTATACAATATTTGATGAAGTCAGAAGATATCATGACTTTAGAGTATTTTCAGATCTTAGACTTGCAGGAGTTGGCATGGTGGGAGTAGTTCACGCACATGCACCACTGGATGCAATTCAGAGATTCATAGGAAAAGTAGAACTCGGGATGATTCCGCACATTTTGGACACGGTCGTGTTTATCAAAGCAGGACAGATCTCTAAAGTATACGAATTAGAATTCAAAGTAAAGGTTCCCACAGGCATGACAGAACAAGATTTGGCAAGACCAGTAATAGAGGTCAGAAACTTTGAGGATCATAATTTAGAATATGAAATTTACACATATGGTGAAGAGAACATAGTAATTCCAATATCAAAAGAAAATAAGAGTGGAGGTATTGAGAAGCTAGCAGAATCAAAAATTAAAGACACAATACGCAGATTTGATCCTGATGCTGAAATAGAGATTTTGTCAAACAGCAGTATTAGAGTACGTGTTAGCAAAGAATCAATTCCCGTAATAATAGGACGAGGTGGATCGACCGTGAATGAGTTAGAAAGAACACTAGGTGTACATATTGATGTAGAGCCAAAAGATGGAGGATCTTCCAGAGGAGGAGAATGGTTTGAAATGTCAGAGTCGGGGAACAATTTCATTTTAGAAGTAGACATATCAAAATCAGGCATGGATGCAGAGATTTATGTTAATGACAAAAACATAGCATCCACCAGAGTTGGAAAGAACGGTAGAATAATAATTGCAAAAAAATCTGTCGCAGGAAAACGATTAATCAACGCAGTGATGTCTAAAGAAGACATACGAATAACTGTACATGATTAG
- a CDS encoding metal-dependent transcriptional regulator: MKEKHAERLESIKEAHKSTKTDSSRIEDYLEVISELVELKGYANTIDISRYLTVSAPSVTKMLQKLAEGGYLEYEKYRGISLTPKGSSLADAVRQKHGILLEFFKMLGINHEIANQDVEGIEHHLNPQTIKQLRKFIAFLKSNPKILENFE, translated from the coding sequence ATGAAAGAAAAACATGCTGAAAGACTAGAATCTATTAAAGAGGCGCATAAATCTACAAAAACTGACTCTTCTCGTATTGAGGATTACCTTGAGGTCATATCAGAACTTGTTGAATTGAAGGGGTATGCTAATACTATTGATATTTCCAGATACTTGACTGTGAGTGCTCCTTCTGTTACAAAAATGCTTCAAAAACTTGCTGAAGGTGGATATCTAGAATATGAAAAATATAGAGGAATAAGTCTAACTCCGAAAGGCTCTTCATTGGCAGATGCGGTGAGACAAAAGCATGGCATTCTATTGGAATTCTTTAAAATGCTGGGAATAAATCATGAAATTGCAAATCAAGATGTAGAAGGCATAGAACATCATCTAAATCCTCAAACTATCAAACAGCTACGCAAGTTTATTGCGTTCTTAAAATCAAATCCTAAAATTCTTGAAAATTTTGAATAG
- a CDS encoding DUF192 domain-containing protein encodes MATRAQVLIPIAIAAVIIGIVGIITIPADSKLAEVKFPRGTIKLDGKILDVQIAETDAQKVRGLMFQNQLPDDQGMIFVFNQEQIVPIWMLNMQFPLDIIWFDTNGNVVHIEKNVLPCKSALETATCTVQNADGKKAKYVLEVTGGFTDKFHITEGSKMQIISI; translated from the coding sequence GTGGCAACAAGAGCCCAAGTTTTAATCCCTATTGCAATTGCAGCAGTGATAATTGGAATAGTTGGAATTATCACCATACCAGCAGATTCAAAGCTTGCAGAAGTCAAATTTCCCAGAGGCACCATAAAATTAGATGGCAAGATACTAGATGTACAAATTGCCGAAACAGATGCACAAAAAGTACGTGGTCTTATGTTTCAGAACCAACTACCAGATGATCAAGGAATGATATTTGTTTTCAATCAAGAGCAAATTGTTCCCATATGGATGTTAAATATGCAATTTCCGTTGGACATAATATGGTTTGATACAAATGGAAATGTGGTGCATATAGAAAAAAATGTGCTACCATGTAAATCAGCTCTAGAAACTGCAACGTGTACAGTCCAGAATGCAGATGGTAAAAAAGCAAAATATGTTTTAGAAGTAACTGGAGGTTTCACTGACAAGTTCCACATAACAGAGGGTTCAAAAATGCAAATAATTTCAATATAA
- the acs gene encoding acetate--CoA ligase, with the protein MDSSYDVGLGNYDSIIRNVANKDSIKFWESQAHNIHWFEKWHTALEWNPPFARWFVGGKTNAAYNALDVITQKKPDKKAIIWEGENGEERILTYADLLQEVSKLANALKKLGVKKGDRVTIYLPMVPELIISLLACARIGAIHTVIFSGFSAKSIRDRIDDSKSKIVITADGGRRRGTVIKLKDIVDDAIKNLDFVEHVIILEHTHNDVKFTNKDKRWDELVGPMDVCCESEMLDSTHPLYILYTSGTTGKPKGVLHGTGGYLTHVFSTFKWIFDIKDSDVYFCTADIGWVTGHSYVVYGPLMHGATQVIYEGSLDYPTPARIWNLVSKYGITILYTTPTALRMFMKNGDDIPNSNNLSSLRLLGTVGEPINPKVWKWYFETIGKKRCPIVDTWWQTETGGAIISTVPGLETIPLKPGSAAKPVPGIHLSVVDDNGNKVKSDSKGYLVIENQWPGMLLTLWGDDEKYKAVYWSKYKNKYYAGDYAMMDTDGYMWLLGRADDVLKVAGHRLGTIELESTLVSHKSVAEAAVCGVPHEVKGESIIAFVVLKSGLLSDAQLKEDLIQHIRKTIGPIATPDKLYFVEKLPKTRSGKIMRRLLKAITQNEITGDVSTIEDEASIDEIKKAIAELSQTLKS; encoded by the coding sequence ATGGACAGCTCTTATGATGTAGGTCTTGGAAATTATGATTCGATAATACGTAATGTGGCAAATAAGGACAGCATAAAATTCTGGGAATCACAAGCCCATAACATTCATTGGTTTGAAAAATGGCATACTGCGTTGGAATGGAATCCTCCCTTTGCAAGGTGGTTTGTAGGTGGAAAAACAAATGCGGCCTATAATGCATTGGATGTGATTACGCAAAAAAAACCTGATAAAAAAGCAATAATTTGGGAGGGTGAGAATGGGGAAGAAAGAATTCTTACATATGCTGATCTTTTGCAGGAAGTATCAAAACTTGCAAATGCACTAAAAAAATTAGGTGTAAAAAAAGGTGATAGAGTTACAATATATCTTCCAATGGTGCCAGAATTGATAATCTCACTTCTTGCGTGTGCCAGGATTGGAGCAATTCATACCGTAATATTTTCTGGATTTAGTGCTAAATCTATTAGAGACCGAATTGACGACTCTAAATCAAAAATTGTGATAACAGCGGATGGGGGAAGAAGGCGTGGTACTGTCATTAAATTAAAAGATATTGTTGACGATGCAATAAAAAATCTTGACTTTGTTGAACATGTAATAATCTTAGAACACACTCATAATGATGTTAAATTTACAAACAAAGACAAACGATGGGATGAACTTGTTGGCCCCATGGATGTTTGTTGTGAATCTGAAATGCTTGATAGCACACATCCTCTGTATATTCTGTATACTTCTGGAACTACTGGAAAACCAAAGGGAGTTTTGCACGGAACTGGAGGTTATCTCACACATGTTTTTAGCACATTCAAATGGATTTTTGATATAAAGGATTCAGATGTTTATTTTTGTACTGCTGATATTGGCTGGGTCACAGGTCATAGCTATGTAGTATATGGTCCCCTGATGCATGGGGCCACACAGGTTATCTATGAAGGATCTCTAGATTATCCCACACCAGCAAGAATATGGAATCTAGTATCAAAATACGGCATTACAATTTTGTACACTACTCCTACTGCACTAAGAATGTTTATGAAAAATGGTGATGATATTCCAAATTCAAATAATCTTTCTAGCTTACGATTATTGGGTACTGTAGGTGAGCCGATAAATCCTAAAGTATGGAAATGGTATTTTGAAACAATTGGAAAAAAACGGTGTCCAATTGTTGATACTTGGTGGCAAACAGAAACAGGAGGGGCAATAATCTCAACTGTGCCTGGATTGGAAACCATTCCTCTAAAACCTGGTTCTGCTGCAAAACCTGTGCCAGGAATACATCTTTCTGTAGTTGATGATAACGGGAATAAAGTAAAATCTGATTCTAAGGGATATCTTGTCATAGAAAATCAGTGGCCTGGTATGTTGCTTACATTGTGGGGTGATGATGAAAAATACAAGGCGGTTTATTGGTCCAAATATAAAAACAAGTATTATGCGGGAGATTATGCCATGATGGATACAGATGGTTATATGTGGCTGCTTGGAAGAGCTGATGATGTACTAAAAGTAGCAGGTCATAGACTTGGAACTATTGAATTAGAGAGCACTCTTGTATCCCACAAATCAGTTGCAGAAGCTGCAGTATGTGGCGTGCCTCATGAAGTAAAAGGAGAATCAATAATTGCGTTTGTTGTTCTCAAAAGTGGACTCTTGTCTGATGCGCAGCTAAAAGAAGATCTCATTCAACATATCCGAAAAACTATAGGTCCTATTGCAACTCCAGATAAACTATATTTTGTAGAAAAATTGCCAAAAACCAGAAGCGGAAAGATAATGAGACGACTACTAAAAGCAATTACTCAAAATGAAATAACAGGTGATGTGAGCACAATAGAGGATGAAGCATCTATTGATGAAATAAAAAAAGCAATTGCAGAACTAAGTCAAACATTGAAATCTTGA
- a CDS encoding CdvA-like protein, producing MSKEEIEFIGKQVKDMYGTHIGKVIGTITDIDGSVQTVGADCGSEGLKQIAFEQLVIQGQFVIFIPRWRLDAQRLLREKGLTMRRIRALMDIVSENDDMKEDAELIREKYKMKLLTLDETERQIKEKLEKRLGELDNQLKSIRMLRFDAKLQNKSNEISDAKYDLVKTHTVEIIEHIEHEKAEIANIQRRINDLSVESGERVENPKQDVHSAAISYLGKVESPSPSQPTTPIPTGVGVGASIPTATTPKPVAIGADGDEEPQDSDWLRRISS from the coding sequence ATGAGCAAGGAAGAGATCGAATTTATCGGCAAGCAAGTTAAGGACATGTACGGAACCCATATCGGCAAAGTAATTGGAACCATCACTGATATCGACGGAAGTGTACAAACCGTTGGTGCTGATTGTGGTTCTGAAGGACTTAAGCAGATAGCATTCGAACAATTGGTCATTCAGGGGCAATTTGTAATCTTCATTCCTAGATGGAGATTGGATGCTCAACGACTATTGAGAGAAAAGGGTCTAACCATGCGCCGAATACGAGCTCTGATGGATATCGTATCTGAAAACGATGACATGAAAGAGGATGCTGAATTGATCCGAGAGAAATACAAGATGAAGTTGCTAACTCTTGATGAGACCGAAAGGCAAATCAAAGAGAAACTTGAGAAAAGACTTGGAGAACTTGATAATCAGCTAAAATCAATCAGGATGCTACGATTTGATGCCAAGTTGCAAAATAAAAGCAATGAGATATCTGATGCCAAGTATGACCTAGTCAAGACTCATACGGTCGAAATCATAGAACACATCGAACATGAAAAAGCAGAGATAGCAAACATTCAACGTCGCATCAACGATCTTTCAGTTGAGAGTGGAGAGCGTGTAGAAAATCCAAAACAGGATGTACATTCAGCCGCCATTTCATATCTTGGAAAGGTAGAAAGTCCTTCTCCTTCACAACCAACGACTCCTATTCCTACTGGGGTAGGGGTTGGTGCCAGTATTCCCACTGCAACAACACCAAAACCTGTGGCAATTGGAGCCGATGGTGATGAGGAACCTCAAGATTCAGATTGGCTTAGAAGAATCTCATCATAA
- a CDS encoding FAD-dependent thymidylate synthase produces MLLKHFSNLDDIVFAIISPRQVDRGALMSRYSRTDKSMRRIFVDEFLQNENRGEEFYNKVLLEYGDDSVAELGEAQIAIEGLSNIAVKKIEDRRIGLSYLEKSSRYVAWDKKINGEYKFYKEPDIMSSRYADKYLEACNFYFEIYSKNIQPTIKYMQEIEPIEKQKFKNSEGNDILFSKITEEDDIKSATRIYNATIRAKALDILRGILPASTLTNVGITGNGRAFEYLLTILYSSNLQEERILANKIERELNTTIRSFVRRANDNHGKALQSYLKDIKTRSQVFSKMYLKTKKKTSHTVDLIDYESERRAEEKIISAILYESSNGQSYKDILNQVRKMKKTDRKKIINLFSRIRNNRRQRPPRSFEMTEYTFDFMTNFGMFRDFHRHRVLTLQRQLLGTNHGYFMPREIKELGIKKDFEDCMYKSKEVFDLLNPRMPEQAQYVVNFAYNYQYFMKLNLREATHLIELRTVPQGHQDYRIVAQKMFSLIKKVHPDLARIIKFADMRSYSLERLEAEKRIEAKRKILEKK; encoded by the coding sequence ATGCTGTTAAAACATTTTTCAAATTTGGATGATATAGTATTTGCAATAATTAGTCCAAGACAAGTTGACAGAGGTGCCCTGATGTCAAGATATAGTAGAACTGATAAGAGTATGAGAAGAATTTTTGTTGACGAATTTTTACAGAATGAAAATCGCGGAGAAGAATTTTACAATAAAGTGTTATTAGAATACGGTGATGATTCAGTCGCAGAACTTGGAGAAGCTCAAATTGCAATTGAAGGGTTATCAAATATAGCTGTAAAAAAAATAGAAGATCGTAGGATTGGACTGTCATATCTTGAAAAGTCATCGAGATATGTAGCATGGGACAAAAAGATTAACGGAGAATACAAGTTTTACAAGGAACCTGACATAATGAGTTCCAGGTACGCAGACAAATATTTAGAGGCATGTAATTTCTATTTTGAGATCTATTCGAAGAATATACAGCCTACAATAAAATACATGCAAGAAATTGAACCTATTGAAAAACAAAAATTCAAGAACTCTGAAGGTAATGATATTTTATTTTCAAAAATAACAGAAGAAGACGATATAAAATCAGCAACACGAATTTACAATGCCACAATTCGTGCAAAAGCTCTTGACATTCTTAGAGGAATATTACCAGCATCTACTCTCACTAATGTTGGAATAACAGGAAATGGAAGAGCTTTTGAATATTTACTTACAATACTGTATTCGTCAAATCTTCAAGAAGAAAGAATTCTTGCAAACAAGATAGAGAGAGAGCTTAATACTACAATAAGGTCATTTGTGAGAAGAGCCAACGATAACCATGGAAAAGCGTTACAGAGCTACCTCAAAGACATCAAGACTAGATCACAGGTATTCAGCAAAATGTATCTAAAAACAAAAAAGAAAACAAGTCATACTGTAGACCTAATAGATTATGAATCTGAGAGAAGAGCAGAAGAGAAGATAATTTCAGCAATATTATATGAATCATCAAACGGTCAATCATACAAAGACATACTCAACCAAGTAAGAAAGATGAAAAAAACAGATAGGAAAAAAATTATTAATTTATTTTCTAGAATAAGAAACAATAGAAGGCAAAGACCTCCACGTTCATTTGAGATGACAGAATACACTTTCGATTTTATGACAAATTTTGGAATGTTTCGAGACTTTCATAGACATAGAGTTCTCACACTTCAAAGACAACTGCTTGGAACAAACCATGGTTACTTTATGCCAAGAGAAATAAAAGAACTAGGAATCAAAAAAGATTTTGAAGATTGTATGTACAAGTCAAAAGAGGTTTTTGATTTGCTTAATCCGAGAATGCCCGAGCAAGCACAATATGTAGTAAACTTTGCATATAATTATCAGTATTTCATGAAACTGAATCTACGAGAGGCAACACATTTGATAGAACTTAGAACAGTTCCTCAGGGACATCAGGATTATAGAATAGTCGCACAAAAAATGTTCTCATTGATTAAAAAAGTACATCCAGACTTGGCAAGAATAATAAAATTTGCAGACATGAGATCATACAGTCTTGAGAGACTAGAAGCAGAAAAAAGAATTGAAGCAAAACGAAAAATACTTGAAAAGAAATAA